The Planctomycetota bacterium DNA segment GCCGGCGAGGACCCGCGGTTCATAGCTCGCCGTATCGCCATCTTCGCCAGCGAAGACGTCGGCTTGGCCGATCCGCAGGCGATCCAGGTGGCCGACAGTGCGTGGAACCTCGTCGCCAAGCTCGGCCTGCCGGAGGGCAAGCTGACCCTCGCCCACGCGACCCTGCACATGGCGACCGCACCCAAGAGCCGCAGCGCCACGTCTGCCATCGGCCGGGCGATGCGCGACGTCAACGAGAACGCGACACTGCCCGTCCCACGCAAGTATCGCGACGCCCATTACGCCGGCTCCAAACGCCTCGGCCATGGTGCCGCAGCGGACGACGACGAGTACCTCGGCGTGGAGTCGGTCTACTTCGAGCCGGAAAATCGCGAGCCGGCCGAATGAGCCAGCTCGGCCGGCGTCTGGAAGGTGAATGTGGACGCCGATGCCGCCCGACAGCTCGACCAGGCCTATGCCGACCACGCCGGGGCGTGTCGTTCGTTCGCGACGACCTTCGACGCCGACGTCGACGACGCGACGCACGAAGCTTTCGTCAAACTCGCCCGACGCCTGGCCAATGGCGACGGCCTGCCCGACCATCCGCGGGCGTGGCTGCTCGCGGCTGTCCGCTCGGCCGCGTTCGATCAGGCACGAAGTCGACGGCGCAGGCAGCGTCGGGAGGCCTTCGCGATTCCACCGACGTCCGTTCCTGATTCGCCCGATCCCGAGGTGGTCGCCGCGTTGTGGAAGCTCGACGAGCGGCCACGCCAGGCGATCGTCCTGCGGCTCTGGTGCGACGTCGGCTTCGCGGAAGTCGCCGTCCTACTCGGCTGCGCCGCCAGCACCGCCCACGACCTCTACCGCCGCGGCCTCGACGACCTTCGCGACCTGCTCCCCGAGCACGATCCGTCGCGGTGACGTTTGCTTCCGACTTCCGATCTGTCATCCCGAGCGCAGACGAGGGACCTCGACTGGATCGGCGTCCGAAGGCGAGCGAGGTCCTTCGACTCGCTGCGCTCGCTCAGGATGACGGATTAGGTGTCTCGCAGACGCGCGTGCGTTGAACCCTGCTTTTCATTCGTTCCCCATTGCAATGACATCGCTCGAACAACGACTCGCGGCTGCTCAACGCCCACGTGCCGGGTCGCATGCCGATGCGATCGCCGCCGCGTACGAGGCCGGACGACGTGACGGTGCCGACGCAGCCCGGCGGCCGCTGCGCATCTGGCGATCAGCAGCCGGTGTGGCCACTGCCGCGACGCTCGTGTTGGGCGTCACTCAGATCACGCCCAGCAACCGCCCTTCGCCCGAGCCGACGCCGATCGTCGAACAGCCGCTGCCCGACTTCCCGACGTCCCCACCATCGCCGCCAGCCAAGGACTCGTTGCTGGCCCTTCGCTTCGCCATGGACGAGGAGCCCGACGCGTTCGTCACCGGTCGCCTGCCCGTCACGGACACCGGCTATCGCGGCCCATCCCTCACCGCCGGCGGACGCCGCGCGGGCTGAAATCGACCACTTTTCTCCCACATCCAACCATCATGCTCGCCGCCCTGCTCATCAGTGCCGCCGCCCTCCTTGCGGACGCAGAACCCGCCGAAAACCCGTTCGATCGGACGATCCAGCTTCGCCCCGCGCTGGCGGACGGGGCTAACGCGCCGCACCCGCTCGCCCTGGCGGTGCCGACATACGACCGCGTGCAGGGCGACGCGACGCCGATTTACAGCCAGGCGTTTCTCATGCTCCCGCGGACCTACGGCGACGATCTCGACGAGAGCTTCGCCGACCAGGTCAACACTGCCTTAGAGCAGGAGCCCGGCGACCTGGATCGCGACCTGCATCGAATGATCGCCAAGCGGTACGAATCGTCGCTCGACCTCGCCAGCGTCGCGTCGCGACGATCGCAGGCCGGCATGCACACGACGGTTCGCGAGTTCGGCGTCGCCGCGTTGCTGCCGCAACTCAATCCGGCGCGCGAGGTCGCCAACGCCTTGCGTCTTCGCGCCAATCTCGCCGCCGACGAAGGCCGGTGGGATGACTGGCTGAGCGATGTGACGACGATGATCCGGCTGTCCCAGCAGATCGCCGACCATGACGACGCCGTTCTTGTCGAGGGCCTCGTGGCCGCCGCTATTGGTGGTTTGGCACTCGACACGATTCACAAGGCGGACAGTGTCCCAGATCGGCCGAACCTCTACTGGTCGCTGTTGGCCGTCGACTTCGATCTCGACCTGCTGGCTCTGCTTCAAGCCGAAACGCTCTGGATCGAGGCCTCACTGCCGGAGCTCGCCGATCCCGAGGCCATGACCGCGGATCGATTCGTCTCGCTGCTCGCGCGCGTGAACGAGCTGACCGAGTTCGCCGGCGACGGTGCCGGGCCGCTGGCCCGCATGGCGTCCAACACCGCAACGACGGCCTTCATGCTCGCACAGGCTCGGGCTTGGCTCTTGGAGAACACCGACTTCGTCGAGGCCGACCTCGACGCCATGTCGCCCTTCGAGGTCATCGCGCACTACCTCGGCGAAAGCGTCGATCAGGCTTATGCCGAACTCTTCCGCATCACGCTGATGCCGCTGCCCGAGGCGATCGACGCAGCCGAGGCTTTCGACGAACGCATTCAAGACCCCAGCTACGGCAGCCTGCTCGTCCAAGTGCTCATGCCCTCGGTCACCCGCGCCCGCGTTTCCCTCGTCCGACTCGACCGGGAACGCGACGGGCTGATCGTCATCGAAGCCCTTCGCGATCACGTCGCCCGTTTCGACGAGCTGCCAGACACGCTCGACGCCGTCGAACTCCCGCTGCCCCGCGACCCCGGCACCGGCGAGCCCTTCGGCTACGAACGCCTCGGGGAAAACGAGGCCGTCCTCCGGGCCGAGCACGTCGATGGCTTCCGCGATCGAGACAGCTGGACCTGGAAGCTCGAAGTCGCCGGCGAGTAAGCTCGCACCATGAAGAGCCACCGCAAGACGCTCAGCTTCCGAGTGCCCGAGCGCCGCGGCTTCATCAACATCACGCGCGACGTCGAAGACGCCGTCGCGGAGAGCGGCGTGCAGGAAGGGCTCGTGCTCGTGAACTCGATGCACATCACGTCCAGCGTCTTCATCAACGGCGCCGAGGACGGGTTGCTTCGCGACTACGAGCGGTGGCTCGAATCGCTCGCGCCGTTCAACGCCGGCACGGATCCGAGCACGGGCGGCTACTTCCACAACCGCACCGGCGAAGACAACGCCGACGCGCATCACAAGCGACAGATCATGGGCCGGGAGGTCGTCGTCGCGATCACCGAAGGTCGGCTCGACTTCGGCACGTGGGAGCAGATCTTCTACGGCGAGTTCGATGGCCGCCGTGACAAACGCGTGCTGATCAAGATCATCGGCGAGTAGTCGCAACTAGCCATCAAAAGAGCC contains these protein-coding regions:
- a CDS encoding secondary thiamine-phosphate synthase enzyme YjbQ — translated: MKSHRKTLSFRVPERRGFINITRDVEDAVAESGVQEGLVLVNSMHITSSVFINGAEDGLLRDYERWLESLAPFNAGTDPSTGGYFHNRTGEDNADAHHKRQIMGREVVVAITEGRLDFGTWEQIFYGEFDGRRDKRVLIKIIGE
- a CDS encoding sigma-70 family RNA polymerase sigma factor — translated: MDADAARQLDQAYADHAGACRSFATTFDADVDDATHEAFVKLARRLANGDGLPDHPRAWLLAAVRSAAFDQARSRRRRQRREAFAIPPTSVPDSPDPEVVAALWKLDERPRQAIVLRLWCDVGFAEVAVLLGCAASTAHDLYRRGLDDLRDLLPEHDPSR